From one Lycium barbarum isolate Lr01 chromosome 6, ASM1917538v2, whole genome shotgun sequence genomic stretch:
- the LOC132644780 gene encoding ferredoxin-thioredoxin reductase, variable chain-like, producing the protein MTASSPAFFSSSSILNIPNSKNILNPNPLTQIKINKSRNPQKRSGYFISKSVTVDNTSTVSSTSSLNVDEGVDEKDAAAIGKVGSKVKVTVPLKVYHVPKVQELDLDGRIGTFKQYVAIHKGKQISANLPYKVEFVVDGLEGRNGPVKFSAHLKEDEFEFLD; encoded by the coding sequence ATGACTGCTTCAAGTCCAGCTTTCTTCTCATCATCATCAATTCTGAACATACCCAATTCCAAGAACATCTTAAACCCTAACCCTTTAACCCAAATCAAGATTAATAAATCAAGAAACCCTCAAAAAAGAAGTGGTTATTTCATTTCTAAATCTGTTACTGTCGATAACACCTCCACTGTTTCCTCTACATCTTCATTGAATGTAGATGAGGGTGTTGATGAAAAAGATGCTGCAGCAATTGGGAAAGTTGGGTCTAAGGTTAAGGTTACAGTTCCATTGAAAGTCTATCATGTGCCTAAGGTTCAAGAATTGGATTTAGATGGTAGAATTGGGACATTCAAACAGTATGTGGCTATTCATAAAGGCAAACAAATATCTGCTAATTTGCCTTACAAGGTCGAATTCGTCGTAGACGGTTTGGAAGGCCGAAATGGTCCAGTTAAGTTCTCTGCTCACCTTAAGGAAGATGAGTTTGAGTTTCTTGACTGA
- the LOC132644184 gene encoding leucine-rich repeat receptor protein kinase MSP1-like, whose translation MERLQVYVLFLVILHSIAAEFACKAQNGARNCSAIDLEALDDFKNGMNDPENRLSSWQGRDCFNPDDVTRYGFWNLSGKIRPTLIKIQSLKYLDLSLNTFGGIPIPRFVPGLVSLKYFDMNQVELSMVGSSWLKMLNQLPHLTELHLSSCGLSGSIPLLTPVNFTSLAVIDLSFNSFNSMLTSWLVNISSLEYIDLSNSGFRGGIPLGISEIQRLRYLNLALNNNLSADCLELFRESWEQIKVLDLGSNKQHGKLPRSTGNMTYLTHFSLLLNNIEGGIPSIIGGLCNLIRLGLSGNNLTGGLVGKLPKWLGQLKNLQQLGLASNSFEGPIPASLGKLQKFTNVGLSVNQLNGTPLESFGQLSELSVLDVSLISLQV comes from the exons ATGGAGAGGCTTCAAGTGTATGTTCTTTTTCTTGTCATTTTACATTCAATAGCTGCAGAATTTGCTTGTAAGGCTCAAAATGGTGCTAGAAATTGTTCCGCTATTGATCTTGAAGCACTGGATGATTTCAAGAATGGCATGAATGATCCTGAGAACCGGCTTTCGTCATGGCAAGGAAGAGACTGTT TCAATCCTGATGATGTTACCAGGTATGGATTTTGGAACTTGAGTGGGAAGATTAGGCCTACTTTGATAAAAATTCAATCTTTAAAGTACTTGGATTTGAGTCTAAACACATTTGGTGGAATCCCAATTCCAAGATTT GTGCCTGGTCTTGTTTCTTTAAAATATTTTGACATGAACCAAGTAGAGCTCTCTATGGTAGGATCAAGTTGGTTGAAAATGCTAAACCAGCTTCCACATTTAACTGAGTTGCATCTTTCATCTTGTGGCTTGTCTGGCTCCATTCCACTTCTTACTCCTGTCAACTTCACTTCACTAGCTGTTATTGATCTTAGTTTCAATAGTTTCAACTCAATGTTAACTAGTTGGCTTGTAAATATCAGCAGTCTTGAATATATAGACTTAAGCAACTCTGGTTTTAGGGGCGGAATTCCACTTGGCATCAGTGAGATTcaaaggttaagatacttgaaccTCGCACTAAACAACAACCTTAGTGCCGATTGCCTTGAGCTATTTAGAGAAAGCTGGGAACAGATAAAAGTTCTTGATTTAGGTTCGAACAAACAACATGGAAAATTGCCTAGATCCACCGGGAATATGACTTATCTGACTCACTTCAGTCTCCTTTTGAACAACATTGAAGGTGGAATACCGAGTATTATTGGAGGACTATGCAATTTAATCAGACTTGGTTTATCAGGAAACAACTTGACAGGAGGTCTTGTTGGTAAACTACCAAAATGGTTGGGTCAGTTGAAAAATCTTCAACAACTTGGATTAGCTTCCAACTCTTTTGAAGGCCCTATACCAGCTTCTTTAGGAAAGCTTCAAAAATTTACCAACGTGGGACTTTCAGTGAACCAGCTAAATGGTACTCCACTGGAGAGTTTTGGACAGCTTTCTGAATTATCTGTTCTTGACGTTTCTCTGATTTCCTTGCAG GTTTGA
- the LOC132644782 gene encoding uncharacterized protein LOC132644782, protein MGIFEPFRAIGYITTNVPFSVQRLGTETFVTVSVGKAFQVYNCAKLSLVLVGPQFPKKIRALASYREYTFAAYGSDIAVVKRAHQVATWSGHSAKVNQLLLFGENVLSVDVKGNIFIWQFKGIDQNPAPIGHIKLENKFSPSCIMHPDTYLNKVILGSQEGALQLWNISTKKKIYEFKGWGSSITCCISSPALDVIAVGCADGKIHVHNIRYDEEVATFSHSTRGAVNALSFSTDGQPLLASGGSSGVISIWNLEKKRLQSVIKEAHDSSIVSLQFFANEPVLMSSSADNSMKMWVFDTSDGDPRLLRFRSGHSAPPLCIKFYANGRHILSAGQDRAFRLFSVVQDQQSRELSQRHVSKRAKKLKLKEEEIKLKPVIAFDVAEIRERDWCNVVTCHMDTPRAYVWRLQNFVLGEHILTPCPENPTPVKACAISACGNFAVLGTAGGWIERFNLQSGISRGNYVDLLDGESAAHNGEVIGIACDATNTIMISAGYHGDVKVWDFKGRELKYKWEVGCSLVKIVFHRSNGLLATAGDDLVIRLFDVIAQRLVRKFEGHTDRITDTCFSEDGKWLLTSSMDGTLRIWDVILGRQIDAIQVDLSITGLSLSPNMDILATSHVDQNGVYLWVNQAMFSGAASFSSYGSGKEIVNVKMPSISSAKDGENSDNRTILKPFESSDTSQFLNSSHQIPDLVTLSLLPKSQWQSLINLDIIKARNKPIEPPKKPEKAPFFLPSIPSLSGEILFKPSEGGNEENNTQNTGLEEGSKKTDLPASKFLQILQSSTEKENFATFTDYIKSLSPSILDMELRMLQIIDDDDEQEPEKRPELHFIELLLDYFIHEISRRSNFEYIQALIRLFLKIHGETIRRQSKLQDKARKLLEVQSAVWQKVDKLFQSSRCMVSFLSNSQF, encoded by the exons ATGGGGATCTTTGAACCATTTAGAGCAATTGGATACATTACAACCAATGTTCCTTTCTCTGTACAGAGGCTCGGTACTGAGACCTTCGTCACTGTCAGTGTTGGCAAAGCTTTCCAAGTTTACAAC TGTGCTAAACTCAGTTTGGTTCTTGTTG GTCCGCAATTTCCAAAGAAGATTCGAGCTCTCGCTTCTTATCGTGAATATACTTTTGCTGCCTATGGGAGTGACATTGCAGTTGTTAAGCGTGCTCATCAG GTGGCTACTTGGAGTGGACATAGTGCTAAGGTGAACCAGTTGCTTCTTTTTGGTGAAAATGTCCTAAGTGTTGACGTTAAAGGCAATATCTTCATATGGCAATTTAAAGGTATAGATCAAAATCCTGCTCCGATCGGACACATAAAGCTAGAGAACAAATTCTCTCCTAGCTGCATAATGCACCCGGATACCTACTTAAATAAG GTTATTTTGGGAAGTCAAGAAGGTGCGTTGCAACTCTGGAATATAAGCACAAAGAAGAAAATTTATGAGTTCAAGGGATGGGGATCTTCTATTACATGTTGCATTTCATCTCCAGCACTAGATGTTATTGCTGTTGGATGCGCGGATGGGAAGATTCATGTTCATAACATTCGCTATGATGAAGAGGTAGCTACATTTAGTCACTCTACGAGAGGCGCTGTTAATGCCTTGTCATTCAGCACTGATGGCCAGCCCCTTCTAGCTTCTGGAGGTTCATCTGGTGTTATAAGCATATGGAATCTTGAGAAGAAAAGGTTGCAGTCTGTCATCAAGGAAGCCCATGACTCCTCCATAGTGTCACTTCAGTTCTTTGCTAATGAGCCAGTCCTCATGAGTTCATCTGCAGACAATTCAATGAAAATGTGGGTCTTCGATACAAGTGATGGGGACCCTCGTTTACTACGGTTTAGAAGTGGTCATAGTGCTCCTCCTCTATGTATCAAGTTCTATGCAAATGGGCGTCACATTTTATCTGCTGGTCAAGATCGAGCATTTCGTCTTTTTTCTGTTGTTCAAGATCAACAAAGTAGAGAACTTTCCCAGCGACATGTTTCTAAAAGAGCGAAGAAGCTTAAGTTGAAAGAGGAGGAGATAAAATTGAAGCCTGTTATTGCATTCGATGTTGCTGAAATTAGGGAACGTGATTGGTGCAATGTGGTTACATGTCACATGGACACCCCGCGTGCTTATGTATGGAGGCTTCAAAATTTTGTTCTTGGCGAGCATATCTTAACTCCATGCCCTGAAAATCCAACTCCAGTCAAGGCTTGCGCTATTAGTGCCTGTGGCAATTTTGCTGTACTTGGGACTGCTGGTGGTTGGATTGAGCGATTTAATCTTCAGTCAGGAATTAGCCGTGGAAATTATGTTGACTTGTTGGATGGTGAAAGTGCTGCTCACAATGGGGAAGTAATTGGCATAGCTTGTGATGCAACAAATACCATCATGATTAGTGCTGGATACCATGGCGATGTAAAAGTTTGGGACTTCAAAGGACGCGAGTTAAAATATAAATGGGAGGTTGGGTGTTCCTTAGTTAAGATTGTGTTCCACCGTTCTAATGGTCTTTTGGCCACTGCGGGAGATGACTTAGTTATCCGTCTATTTGATGTTATTGCACAGAGGTTGGTTCGTAAATTTGAGGGTCATACTGACCGTATTACTGATACATGCTTTAGCGAGGATGGGAAATGGCTTTTGACATCCAGTATGGATGGGACGCTCAGAATTTGGGATGTAATTTTAGGTAGACAGATAGATGCAATACAAGTTGATCTGTCTATCACTGGATTATCTTTATCGCCTAATATGGATATCTTGGCCACATCTCATGTTGATCAAAATGGCGTCTATCTGTGGGTCAATCAAGCTATGTTTTCTGGAGCTGCCAGCTTTTCATCATATGGAAGTGGAAAGGAAATAGTCAACGTGAAGATGCCGTCCATTTCTTCTGCAAAAGACGGTGAAAACAGTGATAACAGAACTATCCTTAAACCATTTGAGTCCTCTGATACTTCTCAGTTTCTAAATTCAAGTCATCAAATTCCGGATCTAGTCACTCTTTCACTATTGCCTAAGAGTCAATGGCAGAGCTTGATCAACCTGGACATAATAAAAGCCCGCAACAAACCTATCGAGCCTCCAAAGAAACCTGAAAAGGCACCTTTTTTCTTGCCTTCAATTCCATCTCTGTCCGGTGAGATATTATTTAAACCGAGCGAAGGTGGTAATGAGGAGAATAATACACAAAATACAGGATTGGAAGAAGGCAGTAAGAAAACTGATCTTCCAGCATCCAAATTCTTGCAAATTCTTCAGTCAAGCACTGAGAAAGAGAATT TTGCAACATTCACTGATTATATCAAAAGCTTGTCGCCTTCAATATTGGATATGGAGCTCCGAATGCTTCAGATAATAGATGATGATGACGAGCAGGAGCCGGAGAAGAGACCAGAATTGCATTTCATTGAACTGCTACTTGATTACTTTATACATGAGATTTCACGCAGAAGCAATTTTGAGTATATACAGGCACTGATTAGATTGTTTCTGAAG ATACATGGTGAAACAATTCGACGTCAGTCAAAACTGCAGGATAAGGCAAGAAAGCTTTTAGAAGTTCAATCTGCAGTTTGGCAAAAAGTAGATAAATTGTTCCAAAGTTCCAGATGCATGGTCTCGTTTCTTAGCAACTCTCAGTTTTGA